A genomic window from Gemmatimonadota bacterium includes:
- a CDS encoding FtsX-like permease family protein, producing the protein MDIVSEFIILSALIPEQEKPVFKNYITIAIRNFWGQKTHSLINIAGLSVGLTCSFLIFMWITHELSYNQFHVEGDRIYRFMRHHHGMNKISTLSSIPQPSAKLLEERYPEVTETVLVTWTQPMLLTQGKQTFRDRGYHAGPAFFKIFTFPLILGDPETALSEPNNIAISERLAEKYFGEDWRSIAMGQIFVVNSTHALMQYDNKSFKVTGVYENMPVNSTLRYDCILPIASYLANKRSFSQWTVNHLRLYVQLQKDVNIDQFNAKIKNIIRENDKTVTSDAFLQPFQDIHLYSDYRNGKLVGGRIDYVRMFIVVAVFIILIASINFMNLSTARSTQRAREIGIRKVAGAHKTILIGQFMGESLMMTMFAAILALVMVILVLPSFSDLINQTLTTDLFSIEILLIFFGIAIVTGLLAGSYPAFFLSNFNPVVVLHGTFTPGSGSSQLRRVLVVFQFGLSILLIIGTLTVYEQIAYMRNKDLGIDRDNLVYIRLEGAAKRQYETFRRELLQQPGIVGVTSTAHNPLRVTSTGTNAMWAGRDPNSEHIFHRLQANYDVVNTLQMELVHGREFSRDFPGDLRSFIVNEEMARAMGMENPVGTLLRFGREGPIIGVVKNFHFQSLYTAIEPLIILLSPARTEYLFVRIAAGQTAETIAGIERVFKKFNDRPFEFSFQDEQFERMYRNESTMGTLATFFAIFAIFISCLGLFGLASYTAEQRTKEIGIRKILGASIPNLVILLSKEFIRLVVVSFALAAPLAYHFMTEWLNDFAYHTSLGWRVFVFAGVLSLIIACITVSYQAIKVAMANPVESLRYE; encoded by the coding sequence TTGGATATTGTATCTGAATTTATTATACTATCCGCACTTATACCTGAACAGGAGAAACCCGTGTTTAAGAATTATATCACAATCGCGATCCGCAATTTTTGGGGACAAAAAACCCATTCCCTGATCAATATTGCGGGCCTTTCCGTGGGCCTGACCTGTAGTTTTTTAATTTTTATGTGGATCACCCACGAACTCAGCTACAATCAATTCCATGTGGAAGGCGACCGAATTTACCGCTTCATGCGGCATCATCACGGCATGAATAAGATCTCGACATTGTCTTCTATCCCCCAGCCGAGTGCCAAATTGCTGGAAGAGCGATATCCCGAAGTTACCGAGACCGTGCTTGTGACCTGGACTCAGCCCATGCTTTTGACACAGGGGAAACAGACTTTTCGGGATCGCGGATATCACGCTGGACCGGCCTTTTTTAAAATTTTCACCTTTCCCCTCATCCTGGGAGATCCCGAAACAGCGCTTTCGGAACCGAATAATATCGCCATCTCAGAGCGACTGGCCGAGAAGTATTTCGGAGAGGATTGGAGGAGTATTGCGATGGGGCAGATATTTGTGGTGAATAGCACGCACGCCCTGATGCAATACGATAACAAAAGTTTTAAGGTGACCGGGGTTTATGAAAACATGCCCGTAAATTCGACGCTGAGATATGACTGTATTTTGCCAATTGCATCTTATTTGGCCAATAAACGCAGTTTTTCTCAGTGGACGGTAAATCACCTTCGGCTATACGTTCAGTTGCAAAAGGATGTCAATATCGATCAATTCAATGCCAAGATAAAAAATATTATTAGAGAGAATGATAAGACGGTTACAAGCGATGCTTTTTTACAACCCTTTCAGGATATCCATCTGTATTCCGACTACAGGAATGGCAAACTGGTCGGTGGTCGGATTGACTATGTGCGGATGTTTATTGTCGTGGCTGTGTTCATCATCCTGATCGCGAGTATCAACTTTATGAATCTATCGACTGCGCGTTCTACGCAACGCGCCCGGGAAATTGGGATTCGCAAGGTTGCCGGGGCACATAAAACAATTCTAATTGGGCAGTTTATGGGAGAATCTCTCATGATGACCATGTTCGCTGCCATTCTGGCTCTGGTCATGGTCATTTTGGTTTTGCCGTCGTTTAGCGATTTGATTAATCAGACGCTCACGACCGATCTTTTCAGTATCGAGATTCTTCTCATTTTTTTTGGTATTGCGATTGTAACCGGTTTGCTCGCGGGAAGCTATCCCGCTTTTTTCCTGTCCAATTTTAATCCCGTCGTTGTTTTGCACGGTACTTTTACACCGGGGTCGGGTTCGAGTCAGTTGCGCCGGGTGCTGGTGGTGTTCCAATTCGGTCTTTCTATTTTGCTTATTATCGGCACGCTGACAGTTTATGAACAGATTGCGTATATGCGAAATAAAGATCTGGGAATTGACCGCGATAATCTGGTGTATATACGGTTGGAAGGTGCAGCTAAGCGGCAGTATGAGACTTTCAGACGCGAACTTTTGCAACAGCCGGGCATTGTCGGTGTGACCAGTACCGCACACAATCCACTCAGGGTAACGAGTACCGGAACAAATGCGATGTGGGCGGGTCGAGATCCCAATTCAGAGCATATTTTTCACAGGTTACAGGCCAACTACGATGTGGTCAATACCCTGCAAATGGAGCTTGTTCACGGGCGCGAATTTTCCAGAGATTTTCCCGGTGATCTCAGAAGTTTTATCGTGAATGAAGAAATGGCCCGAGCCATGGGCATGGAAAACCCGGTTGGCACCCTTCTGCGGTTTGGTCGCGAGGGTCCAATTATTGGTGTGGTTAAAAATTTTCATTTTCAATCACTGTACACCGCCATCGAACCGCTGATTATTCTTCTGAGTCCCGCCCGGACGGAGTATTTATTTGTTCGTATTGCCGCGGGACAAACGGCTGAGACTATTGCAGGTATTGAGAGGGTATTTAAGAAATTCAATGATCGTCCTTTTGAATTTTCTTTTCAGGACGAACAGTTTGAAAGGATGTATCGCAACGAAAGCACAATGGGCACGCTGGCCACTTTTTTTGCAATTTTCGCCATTTTTATTTCTTGCCTGGGTCTGTTTGGTCTGGCGTCCTATACCGCCGAACAACGCACCAAGGAAATCGGTATTAGAAAAATTCTCGGTGCGTCCATTCCCAATCTCGTCATTCTGCTTTCCAAAGAGTTCATCAGGCTGGTTGTCGTCTCCTTTGCTCTGGCCGCCCCGCTGGCCTATCACTTTATGACCGAGTGGTTAAATGATTTTGCCTATCACACATCTCTGGGATGGCGCGTCTTTGTTTTCGCTGGCGTCCTGTCCCTGATTATCGCCTGTATCACTGTGAGCTATCAAGCGATCAAAGTTGCCATGGCCAATCCGGTTGAATCGCTGCGGTATGAGTAG
- a CDS encoding aldo/keto reductase — protein sequence MESLPLLSGHAMPVVGLGTWPMRGNQCKEVIKQALELGYTHFDTAWIYQNQREIGEALREVGADRSKLFITSKVGRDYLQYDVAIEQADDILEYLQMDYVDLLLVHWPNEAVPMEGTIRAFNEFFDAGKARSIGVSNFSVEQMERARSLSTAPISVNQIKYHPGYEQRDVLQWCLENDVVVTAYSPLGKKDILRDPVLLNIARIHDKTSAHVALKWLLQKGMIVIPKASSRAHLQANLDVFDWSLSESEMQSIDRIAG from the coding sequence ATGGAATCCCTGCCCCTGCTTTCGGGCCATGCAATGCCTGTTGTCGGTCTCGGTACCTGGCCGATGAGAGGTAATCAATGTAAAGAGGTCATTAAACAGGCTCTCGAATTGGGCTATACGCACTTCGATACGGCCTGGATCTACCAGAATCAGCGCGAAATAGGCGAAGCCCTGCGGGAGGTCGGTGCTGATCGCTCAAAACTTTTTATAACCTCCAAAGTCGGTAGAGATTATCTGCAATATGACGTCGCGATAGAACAAGCCGACGATATTCTCGAATATCTCCAGATGGATTACGTGGATCTGCTGCTGGTCCACTGGCCCAATGAAGCCGTGCCTATGGAAGGAACTATTCGCGCTTTCAACGAGTTTTTCGATGCGGGTAAAGCGAGAAGTATTGGGGTTAGCAACTTTTCGGTCGAACAAATGGAACGCGCCCGTTCGCTCTCTACAGCACCTATCAGTGTCAATCAGATCAAATACCATCCGGGCTACGAACAGCGAGATGTTTTGCAATGGTGCCTGGAAAACGATGTGGTGGTGACTGCGTATTCCCCTCTGGGGAAGAAGGATATTCTTCGGGATCCCGTGTTGCTGAACATCGCCCGTATCCACGATAAGACCTCTGCACATGTCGCCCTCAAGTGGCTGCTGCAAAAAGGCATGATCGTTATTCCCAAAGCGAGTTCCCGAGCACATCTCCAGGCGAATCTCGATGTTTTTGACTGGTCCCTATCTGAAAGCGAGATGCAGTCCATTGACCGCATAGCGGGGTAA
- a CDS encoding arylsulfatase yields MDEKNRPNVVLIITDDQGYGTVGVHGNDQIRTPYMDRLANEGVAFDRFYGHPLCSPSRAALMTGRYFYRTGILHTSRGGALMSGDEVTAAELFRDAGYRTGIFGKWHLGDNYPMRPMDQGFEKAVWHKGGGIGQAPVRPNSYFDSLLWREGEDFQAKGYCTDVFFDEALVFIEEYQSEPFFIYIPTNAPHGPLEISDEYADPYREMGLDDSVARIYGMVENIDDNIGRLLELLERLGLDEDTIIIFTSDHGPAGGRYNAGLRSTKGDVYEGGIRVPYFMRWPKGLPAGFKTDKIASHIDVLPTLLSLCNVDSPSDLRMDGVDLTPLIRGHDVEWLDRTLFIQTHRGSRPRQYHNCTALTQRYKWLGDPGTGGQWDFETSSTDPVMELYDLEDDPGEEKEIGGQMPDLVAQMRKDYDAWFDDVASDWQAGVIHIGNSAENPLTLCRYQDSEYISELPHGWRVKVEQSGTYEFRINRESLNGAGALGVQWQGNTQRSPLAAGENTGRFELEAGDGNLEIWFELEDIGRVTFSSNLTIGDVEVDYLG; encoded by the coding sequence ATGGATGAGAAAAACAGGCCCAATGTCGTTCTTATCATTACGGACGATCAGGGGTACGGAACTGTGGGGGTACACGGGAATGATCAGATCAGGACGCCATATATGGATCGTTTGGCCAATGAAGGGGTGGCGTTTGACCGTTTCTACGGGCATCCGCTGTGTTCGCCTTCTCGAGCCGCATTGATGACGGGGCGGTATTTCTATCGAACCGGAATCCTACACACGTCTCGAGGGGGTGCATTAATGTCGGGCGATGAGGTCACTGCCGCCGAGCTATTTCGAGATGCCGGGTACCGCACCGGGATTTTTGGGAAGTGGCATCTCGGTGACAATTACCCAATGAGGCCCATGGACCAGGGATTTGAGAAAGCCGTGTGGCACAAAGGAGGGGGGATCGGGCAAGCCCCCGTAAGGCCAAATAGCTACTTTGACTCACTTCTGTGGCGAGAAGGGGAAGATTTCCAGGCGAAAGGGTACTGCACGGATGTCTTCTTTGACGAGGCCCTCGTGTTTATCGAGGAATATCAAAGCGAGCCGTTTTTTATCTATATTCCGACGAACGCGCCGCACGGTCCTCTCGAGATCAGTGACGAATATGCGGATCCCTATCGCGAGATGGGTCTGGATGACAGCGTCGCACGAATCTATGGGATGGTCGAGAATATCGACGACAATATTGGGCGACTCCTGGAACTGCTGGAACGCCTCGGGCTGGATGAAGATACAATAATCATCTTTACGTCCGACCACGGTCCCGCGGGCGGCAGGTACAATGCCGGACTCAGATCCACAAAAGGAGATGTGTACGAAGGCGGGATTCGCGTTCCGTATTTCATGAGGTGGCCGAAAGGGCTGCCGGCTGGTTTCAAAACCGACAAGATTGCCTCACACATCGATGTTCTGCCCACTTTGTTGTCGCTTTGTAACGTGGATTCCCCTTCTGATCTCAGGATGGATGGCGTGGATCTGACGCCCCTGATTCGAGGTCATGATGTGGAATGGCTTGATCGCACACTTTTCATTCAGACACACCGGGGGAGCCGTCCGCGACAGTACCACAACTGTACGGCGCTCACCCAGCGCTACAAGTGGTTGGGTGATCCCGGTACCGGCGGACAATGGGATTTTGAGACTTCTTCGACAGACCCCGTGATGGAGCTGTACGATCTCGAAGACGACCCTGGCGAAGAGAAAGAGATAGGTGGCCAGATGCCCGATCTTGTAGCGCAGATGAGGAAAGACTACGACGCCTGGTTCGACGATGTGGCTTCGGATTGGCAGGCGGGGGTTATTCACATTGGGAATTCGGCCGAGAATCCTCTCACGCTGTGCCGCTATCAGGATTCAGAATACATATCCGAACTGCCACACGGCTGGCGTGTGAAGGTCGAACAGAGCGGAACCTATGAGTTTCGAATCAACCGCGAGTCGCTAAATGGCGCGGGTGCCCTGGGGGTTCAGTGGCAGGGGAATACCCAGAGAAGCCCGCTGGCTGCGGGAGAGAATACAGGACGATTCGAGCTTGAAGCGGGGGACGGCAATCTGGAGATCTGGTTCGAGCTCGAAGATATAGGTCGCGTGACGTTTTCAAGCAATTTGACGATTGGGGATGTGGAGGTGGATTACCTGGGGTAG
- a CDS encoding family 43 glycosylhydrolase — protein MEDNREMTDGIEKPLSVAMKRHRCDDSENELYTRFRYSPVEGLGYEPGVGRRDPSSIIKVGDLYYVWYTHCTDTRYKWLNADLWYATSPDGYVWTELGPAVERGPAGAWDDYSVFTCNILVADGRYYLVYQAETMPERGLGINVVGMAKADSPDGPWEKLPEPVLETAPDGKFEVPDLDQVHKRKVIKKGSWDSAAVHDPGLLVRDGKYWLYYKGHGVGDIMFADSKWGVAIADHPEGPYEKHPLNPITNSGHEVWVWPWKTGVAAMVDWAGPEKGSIQYAEDGLNFEVMATLEDIPPAGGAYIPDKFTDTKDGKGFSWGLCHYGRSDWNFLVRFDCDLERGREKQLAWSYFQHYSTIRDVMINPERFNVPPEALLG, from the coding sequence ATGGAAGACAATAGAGAAATGACTGATGGAATAGAGAAGCCACTAAGTGTAGCAATGAAACGGCATCGGTGTGATGATAGTGAGAATGAGTTATATACGCGTTTTCGTTATTCTCCTGTCGAAGGGCTTGGTTACGAGCCTGGTGTTGGGCGAAGAGATCCGAGTTCGATTATCAAGGTTGGCGATCTTTATTACGTCTGGTACACACATTGCACTGATACGAGATATAAATGGTTGAACGCAGACTTGTGGTATGCGACGAGTCCCGATGGGTATGTATGGACAGAGCTTGGTCCAGCCGTGGAGCGTGGTCCGGCAGGTGCCTGGGATGATTACAGTGTGTTTACATGTAATATTCTCGTCGCCGATGGCAGATACTATCTGGTTTATCAGGCCGAGACCATGCCCGAACGCGGTTTGGGTATCAACGTAGTGGGCATGGCAAAGGCAGACTCTCCGGATGGGCCGTGGGAGAAGTTGCCTGAGCCAGTCTTGGAAACCGCTCCTGATGGAAAATTTGAGGTGCCAGATCTCGATCAGGTGCATAAACGGAAAGTTATTAAAAAAGGGTCGTGGGATAGTGCTGCAGTTCACGATCCGGGGCTTTTGGTGCGCGATGGCAAGTACTGGCTATATTACAAAGGGCATGGAGTCGGAGATATCATGTTTGCCGATTCGAAGTGGGGCGTGGCGATTGCTGATCACCCTGAGGGCCCTTATGAGAAACATCCGCTGAATCCAATTACAAATAGCGGGCACGAGGTCTGGGTTTGGCCCTGGAAAACAGGTGTGGCTGCAATGGTTGATTGGGCGGGTCCTGAGAAGGGATCAATTCAATACGCGGAGGATGGCTTGAACTTTGAGGTGATGGCAACGCTGGAAGATATTCCACCTGCAGGAGGGGCTTATATTCCCGATAAATTTACGGATACAAAAGATGGCAAGGGGTTTAGCTGGGGGCTGTGTCATTACGGACGGTCCGACTGGAATTTTCTGGTGCGCTTCGATTGTGATCTGGAAAGAGGACGGGAAAAACAGCTTGCCTGGTCTTATTTCCAGCACTACAGCACGATCCGCGATGTGATGATTAATCCAGAAAGGTTCAATGTGCCACCAGAGGCGTTGCTGGGATGA